The window GCAGCCCGTCGCCGTCGGGCCGCAGCGTGATCGAGCCGTCGACGACGCAGCGCGTCGTGCCCTGCTCCACGATGTGCTCGGTGACGACCAGGGTCGACGGGTCGGACCGGGAGAACCGCAGCACGCCCCGGCACCCTAGGCCGGGGTAGCGGGTCTCGCCGACGACGTCGCCGTCGGGCTCGGTGATGGTCATCTCGACGTGATAGGTCTTTTCGGACGTGGGCTGCACGACCGGCGCGGGCGACCGCCAACTGCCCCGGAACACCTCGGGCGCGGCCTTGTCCGGCCGGGCGCAGCCCTCGCCGCCGAGGGTCGATGTGTCGCGGCCGGGGTAGGGGCCGTGCGGGCCGTCCGAGCCGGGGGCGCCCGCCTGGTACCCCCAGCGGCCGCGGTAGCCCCACCAGGGTTCGTCCACAACCGAGCGGGGCCGCCCGGCCCAGCGGGTTCCCTTCGTGGCGACGTCGTTGATTTTGTCCGCGACAAACGCGTCGTAGGTCCCCATCCAGGGGTAGGACCCGTGGGAGCCGGACGCGGAATAGACGACCGGCCGGTCGCCGTCGACCTCGAGCTCGCCCCACCACGCGAAGCACTCGGGTTCGTTGTGCTTCCAGAACGTCACGCCCACCGGCTCGGGCCGCCCGTCGCGGAACTGCACGGCGACCCGCTCCCAGTCCCCTTCGTGGTCGTTGACGAAGTCGTTGTACGGGTAGAACAGCCAGTAGACGATCGCCGTGCGGTTCCCGTCGACGACGGCCTGCCAGTACAGCGGAGCGGTCCCCGGGTCCCCGGCGCGGGAGGAGTCGTCGAAGTCGAGGTAGAACCCGCGCCCGTCGCCTGCCGCCGTGTGCTTGTCGGACTGCAACCCGCCCACCACGGCGGAGCAGCTGGCCGCTGAGTACGCCTCTTCGCGGCCACCCAGCCGGGGCAGCTCGACCCGGTCGGCGATCTGGGTGTTGCTGGGCACCCCGTCGCACAGGTCATGCAGCCACAGAGAGGCCCCCTCGGCGGCGCGGGAGGCGTCTCCGGGGCCGTTCTTGTCGCCTTTGGCCAGCCAGACGACAGGGGCGTAGCGCTCCGCCAGGACCCGCAGGGCCGTCCCGGGCTCTGGCTCTCCCGCGTGCTCGGGCAGGACGTTGTCGTCGCAGGACAGCAGAGCGGACATCAGTGTCACGGCCATCAGGATCATGACCACCGGGTTCCTCATAGTTCCGGAACGTTACCCACCGGGGACGGTTCAGCCGGTCGAGTCGGTCGAAGTCCGGCGCGACGGCTTCATGAGGCTCTATTGTTCGCCACCTCAGTCCGGACGAAAGGGGAGATTGTTGAGGTCCGCGAAGTTGGTTGTGGGTGTGGTGTCGGCCGCGCTGCTCACGGCGTGTTCCAGCGACGGGGGTGGTCCCCAGGGGGACAACACACCGGGGAGCACCGATGAGGCGCCGGTGAGCGCGCCCTCGGCCAAGCCGCCCGCGTTCGAGGACTTCCCAGGTGAAGGTGTCGTGTTCACCGAGGCGGGTATGAAAGTCGGCGTGAAGACCAAGGCGATCGACGCCACCTGGAAGCCGGAGGTGCTGGACACCCCGGCGAAGCCGGGTCACCACTACCTGGTGGTGTGGGTCGCGGTCACCCCGGCACTGGCGGACCGAGGGGCCGACAAGGTCAGCATCAACCGGGAGTTCTACGTCCGCCACAAGGCGACCTCGGGCCCGTGCGGCGCGGAGTCCCCCATCTCCGGCTACTGCTACTTCTGGGGATGGCCGGGCAGCGAACTCGATGCCCTGGAAAACGACAAATGGCGTGAGCACCGGTGGGAATCGGGTGAGTACGCCCGCAACGACATCAAGCGCGGCGAGACCCTCATCGGCCAGGTCGGCTTCGAGGTCGCCGACACCGTTGAGCTCGGTGAACTCGAGCTGTGCGTGCCGACCAGGGAAGCGCTCTCCGACAAGTCGGAGTTTCCCTGCACCCCGGTAAAGGCCCCGGACGGTTCACGCTGAGGTTCCCCGGTCGGACGTTTGCGTAGGCTGCCAGGTCATGGGGTGGATCATGCGTTTGCTTGTCCTCACGCTGTCATTGGTGCTGGTGGCAGGCTGCGAGCCGGATCCACCGCCGCCGCCGAGATCCGTGGACACCAAGCCCGCGGAGACCGGCGCCCCTTTGTTCGCCTACGCCGAGAAGGGCAAGCTCCGGCTGATGCGGGCCGGTGCCGTGGTCGCCGAACTCGACGCCGACACCGGTGAACAAGCGGAATGGGCTCCGGACGGTTCGCGGTTCGTGGCGATCACGGGCGAGCAGCTGGTCTCGATCGATGCGCGGACCGGCGCGATCGCGAAGGCCGCTTGCACCTGCCACGACATCGCGATCGCGGCCGGGAAGGTGTACGCCTCGGCGGAATACGGCGCGACCGAGCTGACAGCGTTCGACCTCGCCACCCTCAAGCCCCAGGGGCCGCTGAAACTGGACAACGGCGCCTCGTCGATCGCCGGCGCCGGTGATCGGCTGGTGACGTTCCAGATCTCGCAAACCGGTGCCCGCGACGCGAGCGAACTGATCATCGTCGACCCGGCCACCGGCAAGACGACGAACGCGGGCAAGGTCGGCCAGGTGGCGGACACCGCGTTCACCCCGCGCGGCTGGTCGGGTGGGCCGCTGTTCGCCTACGCCACCACGGGATCCACAGGCGCGGCGACAGCGGTGGCCGAGGTGTTCTGGCTCGACCCCACCAGCTCGGCCGAGCAGACGAAGACGAGCGACCAGGAGTTGCGGCAGACGACACCGAACATCGCCGCCGACGACTGGAACAGCAGCCGCGACCACCTCTGGTGGGCGGCGGACGGAACCCTGCGCACAGCCGCGTGGACGTGGTCATGCACCTACGGCGGACTGAACGGACCGCAGTGCGGTGAGAAGTCCGCGCACAACCAATGGCGTTACGACGGCGCCCAATGGGCGCGGACCGACGAACGCGACCTCGACAGCGTGCTCGACATCGGCGCCGGGAGCGGTCTCGAACTCGGCAGGGGAGAGGAAGACAAGCCACTCACCTTGGTGGAAGGCCAAACCCGGACCGTGCTCAGCACCCACGCCCGTCAGGTGTGGATTCCCCCGCAGCACGGTCGCCCGACCGGCGACTCCTCGCCGGCTGCGCTGGCCAAGCAGTGGGCTCCTCTGGTTCGCCTGTCGCAGTTCGATCTCGCGGGCCCGGCTGACCCGAGCGACTTCATCGCCCGCTCCACGCTGAGGTGGAGTCACGACAACAACTGCCACGACCACCACATCGCGGGCGACCTCGACGAACGCGTCCTCGGTCAGGGCGGCTACCACCACCAAGCGGGAGGGAAGCCGCATTACCCGTTGAACCGCGAGTGCCCCCATGAAGGCGACCCGCTCCCGTCGAACCACACCGAGGACGTCGGCTCGGGGGAATTCCTTGGGCCCGAGGGCTTCTTCCTCGATGCCGACAATCTCGCGATCGCCGAAATCGACGATCCTCACCGCTCCGACGGAGTGAACACCGCCCCCGTCTACTGGCAGCACGCCGATCAGGACGGCAAGCCGGGCGGCCGAGTCGCGGTCATCTACTGGCTGTTCTACCCCATCAACCCGAACGCCAACCCGCACGAGGGCGACTGGGAACGGGTAGCGGTCGTGTTAGACGACGAAACGCCGGTCACGATGACCTTCTGGGGACACGGGCACGCCTGCGCCATGCCATGGACCGACGTCGAGAAGGCTGACGGCCATCCCGTCGCCTACTCGGCTGTCCTCTCGCATGCGTCATACCCGCGACCGGGACGAAACAAGCAGGACATCGCCAACCCCGGCGACCGCTGGACCACCTGGCAGAAGCTCGAACCTGTCACCGAGCAGCCTTGGTGGGGCTACACCGGAGCATGGGGTGAGGGCGGACCCAAGCACCTTCGTGGCCCATCAGGCCCCTCACCGGGGCGAGGCGTTGGCGAAACGTTCACCACCGACAAGTGCTAGCCCGACGGCTCGGCACCCGGAACCGGGAATGAAAAACGGCCCGCGAGCGCCATTGCTCGCGGGCCGTCGTCAGCACCCCATCAGACCAGCGGACGGTCCGTGGGCTCGATCGGCCGCGGCAGCACTGCCCGGCCGGTCAGGTAGGCGTCGACGCCTGCCGCGGCGCTGCGGCCCTCGGCGATCGCCCACACGATCAGGGACTGGCCGCGGCCCATGTCGCCCGCGGTGAAGACACCTTCGACGGAGGTCTGGAAGTCGGCGCCCCGGGCCACGTTGCCGCGCGGGTCGAGGTCGACGCCCAGGTCGGTCAGCAGGCCGTCCTTCTCCGGGCCGACGAAGCCCATCGCCAGGGTGACCAGGTCGGCCGGGAGCTCGCGCTCCGAGCCGGGGACCGGGACGAACTTGCCGCCCTCGTTGACCACCTCGGTGATCCGCAGCGCGCGCACGTTGCCGTCCGCGTCACCGACGAACTCCGTGGTGGACACCGAGTACACGCGCTCGCCGCCCTCCTCGTGGGCCGAGGTGACCCGGTAGAGCATCGGGTACGTCGGCCACGGGTTGACGTCGGCCCGCGACTCCGGCGGCTTGGGCATGATCTCCAGCTGGGTAACGGAAGCCGCCCCCTGCCGGTGCGCCGTGCCGACGCAGTCCGCGCCGGTGTCGCC is drawn from Actinokineospora alba and contains these coding sequences:
- a CDS encoding YncE family protein, which translates into the protein MRLLVLTLSLVLVAGCEPDPPPPPRSVDTKPAETGAPLFAYAEKGKLRLMRAGAVVAELDADTGEQAEWAPDGSRFVAITGEQLVSIDARTGAIAKAACTCHDIAIAAGKVYASAEYGATELTAFDLATLKPQGPLKLDNGASSIAGAGDRLVTFQISQTGARDASELIIVDPATGKTTNAGKVGQVADTAFTPRGWSGGPLFAYATTGSTGAATAVAEVFWLDPTSSAEQTKTSDQELRQTTPNIAADDWNSSRDHLWWAADGTLRTAAWTWSCTYGGLNGPQCGEKSAHNQWRYDGAQWARTDERDLDSVLDIGAGSGLELGRGEEDKPLTLVEGQTRTVLSTHARQVWIPPQHGRPTGDSSPAALAKQWAPLVRLSQFDLAGPADPSDFIARSTLRWSHDNNCHDHHIAGDLDERVLGQGGYHHQAGGKPHYPLNRECPHEGDPLPSNHTEDVGSGEFLGPEGFFLDADNLAIAEIDDPHRSDGVNTAPVYWQHADQDGKPGGRVAVIYWLFYPINPNANPHEGDWERVAVVLDDETPVTMTFWGHGHACAMPWTDVEKADGHPVAYSAVLSHASYPRPGRNKQDIANPGDRWTTWQKLEPVTEQPWWGYTGAWGEGGPKHLRGPSGPSPGRGVGETFTTDKC